The Panthera tigris isolate Pti1 chromosome F3, P.tigris_Pti1_mat1.1, whole genome shotgun sequence genome includes a window with the following:
- the PBXIP1 gene encoding pre-B-cell leukemia transcription factor-interacting protein 1 isoform X4, whose protein sequence is MASCPDSDNSWVLAGSEHPLPQGLPVETLGPESRMDPEPGKAPQAPRSHFEAAADELAGAVNGEETPFQTESPQCGPLLPEKTEAEGVLEGDACATKPSGLGDMVVQRDLEEAPVVAGPEDTRDTQDLEGHSPPQSLPSSPNAAWPVEEARRSSSEDDTDTDVEAEGLRRRRGREPSTPRPVAALGVEGQARGEGAGGEPGLSPNVCLLGALVLLGLGILLFCGGLSEFDSGPTEEAQPQAFPDTGSDAEDGLGQPLQASAAPDRVPSLQSMALLLDKLAKENQDIRLLQAQLQAQKEELQSLVRQPRELEEENARLRGALRRGEAAQRTLESELQRLRAGCVRGPDGVCVPWSGGPLGGGVSGEWEPGPGLPEQQERLEAEAQALRRELERQRRLLGAVRQDLEQSLSGAGRGDLAELGRRLAQKLQGLEKWGGHPGVGANASEAGHREPRFQSPREWSGKEKRRGGQGDRSAEPRRHKKEGSGRERKNWGGEGREAAEGWGEGKPQGAEWGSRKDARRQGPEERPRRSGSPHPPGGQQHPQREEGASDGRGRPAPAPAPWAELLRRKYRAPQGCSGVRECARQEGLAFGAELAPVRRQELASVLTTYLARLPWAGQLTQELPLSPAYFGEDGIFRHDRLRFRDFVDALEDSLEEVAVRQTGDDDEVDDFEGFIFSHFFGDKALKKRSGKKDRHFRSPGRG, encoded by the exons ATGGCTTCCTGCCCAGACTCTGACAACAGCTGGGTGCTTGCCGGCTCGGAG caccccctcccccagggcctgcCCGTGGAGACCTTGGGCCCAGAATCCAGGATGGACCCAGAACCCGGGAAAGCTCCCCAGGCCCCTCGGAGCCACTTCGAGGCAGCTGCTGATGAACTAGCTGGGGCCGTGAATGGAGAAG AGACCCCCTTCCAGACTGAAAGTCCCCAGTGCGGTCCCCTTCTGCCAGAGAAGACCGAGGCCGAG GGTGTCCTGGAAGGTGACGCTTGTGCCACGAAGCCCTCCGGCCTGGGAGACATGGTGGTCCAGAGAGACTTGGAGGAGGCCCCTGTGGTGGCAGGCCCAGAAGACACACGAGACACGCAGGACCTGGAGGGTCACAGCCCCCCACAGAGCCTGCCCTCATCTCCCAACGCAG CCTGGCCCGTGGAGGAGGCCCGCCGCTCCAGCAGTGAGGACGACACAGACACAGACGTGGAGGCGGAGGGGCTGCGGAGGCGGCGGGGACGGGAGCCCAGCACCCCCCGGCCCGTGGCGGCCCTGGGCGTGGAGGGCCAGGCCCGCGGCGAGGGCGCGGGCGGGGAGCCGGGCCTCTCCCCCAACGTGTGTCTCCTTGGGGCCCTGGTTCTGCTGGGCCTGGGAATCCTGCTCTTCTGCG GCGGCCTCTCGGAGTTTGACAGCG GGCCCACGGAGGAAGCACAGCCGCAGGCCTTCCCAGACACCGGCTCGGATGCGGAG GACGGACTGGGGCAGCCGCTGCAGGCCTCAGCAGCCCCCGACAGGGTGCCCAGCCTGCAGAGCATGGCCCTCCTGCTGGACAAGCTGGCCAAGGAGAACCAGGACATCCGGCTGCTTCAGGCCCAGCTCCAG GCCCAGAAGGAGGAGCTTCAGAGCCTGGTGCGCCAGCCCCGAGAGCTGGAAGAGGAGAACGCGCGGCTGCGGGGGGCCCTGCGGCGGGGCGAGGCCGCCCAGCGCACCCTGGAGTCCGAGCTGCAGCGGCTGCGGGCCGGCTGCGTGCGGGGCCCAGACGGGGTGTGCGTCCCCTGGAGCGGAGGCCCTCTGGGCGGCGGGGTCTCCGGGGAGTGGGAGCCGGGCCCTGGCCTCCCTGAGCAGCAGGAACGGCTGGAGGCGGAGGCCCAGGCATTAAGGCGCGAGTTGGAGAGGCAGCGGCGGCTGCTGGGGGCGGTGCGGCAGGACCTGGAGCAGAGCTTGAGCGGTGCGGGCCGAGGGGACCTGGCCGAGCTGGGCCGCAGACTGGCCCAGAAGCTGCAGGGCCTGGAGAAGTGGGGCGGGCACCCCGGGGTCGGTGCCAACGCCTCAGAGGCCGGGCACCGGGAGCCCCGCTTCCAGAGTCCCAGGGAGTGGAGTGGAAAGGAGAAGCggcggggtgggcagggggaccGGAGCGCTGAGCCCCGGAGGCACAAGAAGGAGGGGTCTGGTCGGGAGAGAAAGAACTGGGGGGGTGAGGGCCGGGAGGCGgcagagggctggggggagggcaaGCCGCAGGGGGCGGAGTGGGGCAGCAGGAAGGACGCCAGGCGGCAGGGCCCTGAGGAGCGCCCTAGGAGGAGTGGGAGCCCTCACCCCCCCGGGGGGCAGCAGCACCCTCAGCGGGAGGAGGGCGCTAGCGACGGGCGAGGCCGCCCGGCACCGGCACCGGCACCGTGGGCCGAGCTATTGAGGCGCAAGTACCGGGCCCCGCAGGGCTGCTCAGGCGTGCGCGAGTGTGCCCGGCAGGAGGGCCTGGCCTTCGGGGCAGAGCTGGCCCCGGTGCGGCGACAGGagctggcctctgtgctgaccacttacCTGGCGCGGCTGCCCTGGGCCGGGCAGCTGACCCAGGAGCTGCCGCTCTCGCCCGCTTACTTTGGGGAGGATGGCATCTTCCGCCATGACCGCCTCCGCTTCCGGGACTTTGTGGATGCCTTGGAGGACAGCCTGGAGGAGGTGGCGGTGAGGCAGACGGGTGACGACGATGAGGTGGATGACTTTGAGGGCTTCATCTTCAGCCACTTCTTTGGAGACAAAGCACTGAAGAAGAG GTCAGGGAAGAAGGACAGACACTTCCGGAGCCCGGGGAGGGGCTGA
- the PBXIP1 gene encoding pre-B-cell leukemia transcription factor-interacting protein 1 isoform X2, with the protein MPGLVSMETVSLTSPWLPWFLVLEDPSRLYTAREKQRLQPKLLPLPSCHHLLTVTRSNWEWGDGDRRRRKAREWQASEAGVTSHPHLPSQRRVAGRRAAALIFVCTLQTVAATAPSGTPATMASCPDSDNSWVLAGSEGLPVETLGPESRMDPEPGKAPQAPRSHFEAAADELAGAVNGEETPFQTESPQCGPLLPEKTEAEGVLEGDACATKPSGLGDMVVQRDLEEAPVVAGPEDTRDTQDLEGHSPPQSLPSSPNAAWPVEEARRSSSEDDTDTDVEAEGLRRRRGREPSTPRPVAALGVEGQARGEGAGGEPGLSPNVCLLGALVLLGLGILLFCGGLSEFDSGPTEEAQPQAFPDTGSDAEDGLGQPLQASAAPDRVPSLQSMALLLDKLAKENQDIRLLQAQLQAQKEELQSLVRQPRELEEENARLRGALRRGEAAQRTLESELQRLRAGCVRGPDGVCVPWSGGPLGGGVSGEWEPGPGLPEQQERLEAEAQALRRELERQRRLLGAVRQDLEQSLSGAGRGDLAELGRRLAQKLQGLEKWGGHPGVGANASEAGHREPRFQSPREWSGKEKRRGGQGDRSAEPRRHKKEGSGRERKNWGGEGREAAEGWGEGKPQGAEWGSRKDARRQGPEERPRRSGSPHPPGGQQHPQREEGASDGRGRPAPAPAPWAELLRRKYRAPQGCSGVRECARQEGLAFGAELAPVRRQELASVLTTYLARLPWAGQLTQELPLSPAYFGEDGIFRHDRLRFRDFVDALEDSLEEVAVRQTGDDDEVDDFEGFIFSHFFGDKALKKRSGKKDRHFRSPGRG; encoded by the exons ATGCCGGGGCTGGTTTCCATGGAGACAGTGAGTCTGACATCACCCTGGTTGCCATGGTTCCTGGTTCTGGAGGACCCGAGCAGGCTGTACACGgccagggagaaacagagacttCAGCCCAAGCTGCTGCCACTTCCTTCCTGCCACCACCTGTTAACAGTCACGCGCAGCAACTGGGAATGGGGAGATGGTGACAGAAGGCGGCGGAAGGCCCGAGAGTGGCAG GCTTCAGAAGCTGGCGTgacttcccacccccacctgccgAGTCAGAGGCGAGTAGCAGGGCGCAGGGCCGCAGCCCTGATTTTCGTCTGCACTTTGCAAACC GTGGCAGCCACAGCCCCCTCGGGGACCCCAGCAACCATGGCTTCCTGCCCAGACTCTGACAACAGCTGGGTGCTTGCCGGCTCGGAG ggcctgcCCGTGGAGACCTTGGGCCCAGAATCCAGGATGGACCCAGAACCCGGGAAAGCTCCCCAGGCCCCTCGGAGCCACTTCGAGGCAGCTGCTGATGAACTAGCTGGGGCCGTGAATGGAGAAG AGACCCCCTTCCAGACTGAAAGTCCCCAGTGCGGTCCCCTTCTGCCAGAGAAGACCGAGGCCGAG GGTGTCCTGGAAGGTGACGCTTGTGCCACGAAGCCCTCCGGCCTGGGAGACATGGTGGTCCAGAGAGACTTGGAGGAGGCCCCTGTGGTGGCAGGCCCAGAAGACACACGAGACACGCAGGACCTGGAGGGTCACAGCCCCCCACAGAGCCTGCCCTCATCTCCCAACGCAG CCTGGCCCGTGGAGGAGGCCCGCCGCTCCAGCAGTGAGGACGACACAGACACAGACGTGGAGGCGGAGGGGCTGCGGAGGCGGCGGGGACGGGAGCCCAGCACCCCCCGGCCCGTGGCGGCCCTGGGCGTGGAGGGCCAGGCCCGCGGCGAGGGCGCGGGCGGGGAGCCGGGCCTCTCCCCCAACGTGTGTCTCCTTGGGGCCCTGGTTCTGCTGGGCCTGGGAATCCTGCTCTTCTGCG GCGGCCTCTCGGAGTTTGACAGCG GGCCCACGGAGGAAGCACAGCCGCAGGCCTTCCCAGACACCGGCTCGGATGCGGAG GACGGACTGGGGCAGCCGCTGCAGGCCTCAGCAGCCCCCGACAGGGTGCCCAGCCTGCAGAGCATGGCCCTCCTGCTGGACAAGCTGGCCAAGGAGAACCAGGACATCCGGCTGCTTCAGGCCCAGCTCCAG GCCCAGAAGGAGGAGCTTCAGAGCCTGGTGCGCCAGCCCCGAGAGCTGGAAGAGGAGAACGCGCGGCTGCGGGGGGCCCTGCGGCGGGGCGAGGCCGCCCAGCGCACCCTGGAGTCCGAGCTGCAGCGGCTGCGGGCCGGCTGCGTGCGGGGCCCAGACGGGGTGTGCGTCCCCTGGAGCGGAGGCCCTCTGGGCGGCGGGGTCTCCGGGGAGTGGGAGCCGGGCCCTGGCCTCCCTGAGCAGCAGGAACGGCTGGAGGCGGAGGCCCAGGCATTAAGGCGCGAGTTGGAGAGGCAGCGGCGGCTGCTGGGGGCGGTGCGGCAGGACCTGGAGCAGAGCTTGAGCGGTGCGGGCCGAGGGGACCTGGCCGAGCTGGGCCGCAGACTGGCCCAGAAGCTGCAGGGCCTGGAGAAGTGGGGCGGGCACCCCGGGGTCGGTGCCAACGCCTCAGAGGCCGGGCACCGGGAGCCCCGCTTCCAGAGTCCCAGGGAGTGGAGTGGAAAGGAGAAGCggcggggtgggcagggggaccGGAGCGCTGAGCCCCGGAGGCACAAGAAGGAGGGGTCTGGTCGGGAGAGAAAGAACTGGGGGGGTGAGGGCCGGGAGGCGgcagagggctggggggagggcaaGCCGCAGGGGGCGGAGTGGGGCAGCAGGAAGGACGCCAGGCGGCAGGGCCCTGAGGAGCGCCCTAGGAGGAGTGGGAGCCCTCACCCCCCCGGGGGGCAGCAGCACCCTCAGCGGGAGGAGGGCGCTAGCGACGGGCGAGGCCGCCCGGCACCGGCACCGGCACCGTGGGCCGAGCTATTGAGGCGCAAGTACCGGGCCCCGCAGGGCTGCTCAGGCGTGCGCGAGTGTGCCCGGCAGGAGGGCCTGGCCTTCGGGGCAGAGCTGGCCCCGGTGCGGCGACAGGagctggcctctgtgctgaccacttacCTGGCGCGGCTGCCCTGGGCCGGGCAGCTGACCCAGGAGCTGCCGCTCTCGCCCGCTTACTTTGGGGAGGATGGCATCTTCCGCCATGACCGCCTCCGCTTCCGGGACTTTGTGGATGCCTTGGAGGACAGCCTGGAGGAGGTGGCGGTGAGGCAGACGGGTGACGACGATGAGGTGGATGACTTTGAGGGCTTCATCTTCAGCCACTTCTTTGGAGACAAAGCACTGAAGAAGAG GTCAGGGAAGAAGGACAGACACTTCCGGAGCCCGGGGAGGGGCTGA
- the PBXIP1 gene encoding pre-B-cell leukemia transcription factor-interacting protein 1 isoform X1 has protein sequence MPGLVSMETVSLTSPWLPWFLVLEDPSRLYTAREKQRLQPKLLPLPSCHHLLTVTRSNWEWGDGDRRRRKAREWQASEAGVTSHPHLPSQRRVAGRRAAALIFVCTLQTVAATAPSGTPATMASCPDSDNSWVLAGSEHPLPQGLPVETLGPESRMDPEPGKAPQAPRSHFEAAADELAGAVNGEETPFQTESPQCGPLLPEKTEAEGVLEGDACATKPSGLGDMVVQRDLEEAPVVAGPEDTRDTQDLEGHSPPQSLPSSPNAAWPVEEARRSSSEDDTDTDVEAEGLRRRRGREPSTPRPVAALGVEGQARGEGAGGEPGLSPNVCLLGALVLLGLGILLFCGGLSEFDSGPTEEAQPQAFPDTGSDAEDGLGQPLQASAAPDRVPSLQSMALLLDKLAKENQDIRLLQAQLQAQKEELQSLVRQPRELEEENARLRGALRRGEAAQRTLESELQRLRAGCVRGPDGVCVPWSGGPLGGGVSGEWEPGPGLPEQQERLEAEAQALRRELERQRRLLGAVRQDLEQSLSGAGRGDLAELGRRLAQKLQGLEKWGGHPGVGANASEAGHREPRFQSPREWSGKEKRRGGQGDRSAEPRRHKKEGSGRERKNWGGEGREAAEGWGEGKPQGAEWGSRKDARRQGPEERPRRSGSPHPPGGQQHPQREEGASDGRGRPAPAPAPWAELLRRKYRAPQGCSGVRECARQEGLAFGAELAPVRRQELASVLTTYLARLPWAGQLTQELPLSPAYFGEDGIFRHDRLRFRDFVDALEDSLEEVAVRQTGDDDEVDDFEGFIFSHFFGDKALKKRSGKKDRHFRSPGRG, from the exons ATGCCGGGGCTGGTTTCCATGGAGACAGTGAGTCTGACATCACCCTGGTTGCCATGGTTCCTGGTTCTGGAGGACCCGAGCAGGCTGTACACGgccagggagaaacagagacttCAGCCCAAGCTGCTGCCACTTCCTTCCTGCCACCACCTGTTAACAGTCACGCGCAGCAACTGGGAATGGGGAGATGGTGACAGAAGGCGGCGGAAGGCCCGAGAGTGGCAG GCTTCAGAAGCTGGCGTgacttcccacccccacctgccgAGTCAGAGGCGAGTAGCAGGGCGCAGGGCCGCAGCCCTGATTTTCGTCTGCACTTTGCAAACC GTGGCAGCCACAGCCCCCTCGGGGACCCCAGCAACCATGGCTTCCTGCCCAGACTCTGACAACAGCTGGGTGCTTGCCGGCTCGGAG caccccctcccccagggcctgcCCGTGGAGACCTTGGGCCCAGAATCCAGGATGGACCCAGAACCCGGGAAAGCTCCCCAGGCCCCTCGGAGCCACTTCGAGGCAGCTGCTGATGAACTAGCTGGGGCCGTGAATGGAGAAG AGACCCCCTTCCAGACTGAAAGTCCCCAGTGCGGTCCCCTTCTGCCAGAGAAGACCGAGGCCGAG GGTGTCCTGGAAGGTGACGCTTGTGCCACGAAGCCCTCCGGCCTGGGAGACATGGTGGTCCAGAGAGACTTGGAGGAGGCCCCTGTGGTGGCAGGCCCAGAAGACACACGAGACACGCAGGACCTGGAGGGTCACAGCCCCCCACAGAGCCTGCCCTCATCTCCCAACGCAG CCTGGCCCGTGGAGGAGGCCCGCCGCTCCAGCAGTGAGGACGACACAGACACAGACGTGGAGGCGGAGGGGCTGCGGAGGCGGCGGGGACGGGAGCCCAGCACCCCCCGGCCCGTGGCGGCCCTGGGCGTGGAGGGCCAGGCCCGCGGCGAGGGCGCGGGCGGGGAGCCGGGCCTCTCCCCCAACGTGTGTCTCCTTGGGGCCCTGGTTCTGCTGGGCCTGGGAATCCTGCTCTTCTGCG GCGGCCTCTCGGAGTTTGACAGCG GGCCCACGGAGGAAGCACAGCCGCAGGCCTTCCCAGACACCGGCTCGGATGCGGAG GACGGACTGGGGCAGCCGCTGCAGGCCTCAGCAGCCCCCGACAGGGTGCCCAGCCTGCAGAGCATGGCCCTCCTGCTGGACAAGCTGGCCAAGGAGAACCAGGACATCCGGCTGCTTCAGGCCCAGCTCCAG GCCCAGAAGGAGGAGCTTCAGAGCCTGGTGCGCCAGCCCCGAGAGCTGGAAGAGGAGAACGCGCGGCTGCGGGGGGCCCTGCGGCGGGGCGAGGCCGCCCAGCGCACCCTGGAGTCCGAGCTGCAGCGGCTGCGGGCCGGCTGCGTGCGGGGCCCAGACGGGGTGTGCGTCCCCTGGAGCGGAGGCCCTCTGGGCGGCGGGGTCTCCGGGGAGTGGGAGCCGGGCCCTGGCCTCCCTGAGCAGCAGGAACGGCTGGAGGCGGAGGCCCAGGCATTAAGGCGCGAGTTGGAGAGGCAGCGGCGGCTGCTGGGGGCGGTGCGGCAGGACCTGGAGCAGAGCTTGAGCGGTGCGGGCCGAGGGGACCTGGCCGAGCTGGGCCGCAGACTGGCCCAGAAGCTGCAGGGCCTGGAGAAGTGGGGCGGGCACCCCGGGGTCGGTGCCAACGCCTCAGAGGCCGGGCACCGGGAGCCCCGCTTCCAGAGTCCCAGGGAGTGGAGTGGAAAGGAGAAGCggcggggtgggcagggggaccGGAGCGCTGAGCCCCGGAGGCACAAGAAGGAGGGGTCTGGTCGGGAGAGAAAGAACTGGGGGGGTGAGGGCCGGGAGGCGgcagagggctggggggagggcaaGCCGCAGGGGGCGGAGTGGGGCAGCAGGAAGGACGCCAGGCGGCAGGGCCCTGAGGAGCGCCCTAGGAGGAGTGGGAGCCCTCACCCCCCCGGGGGGCAGCAGCACCCTCAGCGGGAGGAGGGCGCTAGCGACGGGCGAGGCCGCCCGGCACCGGCACCGGCACCGTGGGCCGAGCTATTGAGGCGCAAGTACCGGGCCCCGCAGGGCTGCTCAGGCGTGCGCGAGTGTGCCCGGCAGGAGGGCCTGGCCTTCGGGGCAGAGCTGGCCCCGGTGCGGCGACAGGagctggcctctgtgctgaccacttacCTGGCGCGGCTGCCCTGGGCCGGGCAGCTGACCCAGGAGCTGCCGCTCTCGCCCGCTTACTTTGGGGAGGATGGCATCTTCCGCCATGACCGCCTCCGCTTCCGGGACTTTGTGGATGCCTTGGAGGACAGCCTGGAGGAGGTGGCGGTGAGGCAGACGGGTGACGACGATGAGGTGGATGACTTTGAGGGCTTCATCTTCAGCCACTTCTTTGGAGACAAAGCACTGAAGAAGAG GTCAGGGAAGAAGGACAGACACTTCCGGAGCCCGGGGAGGGGCTGA
- the PBXIP1 gene encoding pre-B-cell leukemia transcription factor-interacting protein 1 isoform X3, translating to MPGLVSMETVSLTSPWLPWFLVLEDPSRLYTAREKQRLQPKLLPLPSCHHLLTVTRSNWEWGDGDRRRRKAREWQVAATAPSGTPATMASCPDSDNSWVLAGSEHPLPQGLPVETLGPESRMDPEPGKAPQAPRSHFEAAADELAGAVNGEETPFQTESPQCGPLLPEKTEAEGVLEGDACATKPSGLGDMVVQRDLEEAPVVAGPEDTRDTQDLEGHSPPQSLPSSPNAAWPVEEARRSSSEDDTDTDVEAEGLRRRRGREPSTPRPVAALGVEGQARGEGAGGEPGLSPNVCLLGALVLLGLGILLFCGGLSEFDSGPTEEAQPQAFPDTGSDAEDGLGQPLQASAAPDRVPSLQSMALLLDKLAKENQDIRLLQAQLQAQKEELQSLVRQPRELEEENARLRGALRRGEAAQRTLESELQRLRAGCVRGPDGVCVPWSGGPLGGGVSGEWEPGPGLPEQQERLEAEAQALRRELERQRRLLGAVRQDLEQSLSGAGRGDLAELGRRLAQKLQGLEKWGGHPGVGANASEAGHREPRFQSPREWSGKEKRRGGQGDRSAEPRRHKKEGSGRERKNWGGEGREAAEGWGEGKPQGAEWGSRKDARRQGPEERPRRSGSPHPPGGQQHPQREEGASDGRGRPAPAPAPWAELLRRKYRAPQGCSGVRECARQEGLAFGAELAPVRRQELASVLTTYLARLPWAGQLTQELPLSPAYFGEDGIFRHDRLRFRDFVDALEDSLEEVAVRQTGDDDEVDDFEGFIFSHFFGDKALKKRSGKKDRHFRSPGRG from the exons ATGCCGGGGCTGGTTTCCATGGAGACAGTGAGTCTGACATCACCCTGGTTGCCATGGTTCCTGGTTCTGGAGGACCCGAGCAGGCTGTACACGgccagggagaaacagagacttCAGCCCAAGCTGCTGCCACTTCCTTCCTGCCACCACCTGTTAACAGTCACGCGCAGCAACTGGGAATGGGGAGATGGTGACAGAAGGCGGCGGAAGGCCCGAGAGTGGCAG GTGGCAGCCACAGCCCCCTCGGGGACCCCAGCAACCATGGCTTCCTGCCCAGACTCTGACAACAGCTGGGTGCTTGCCGGCTCGGAG caccccctcccccagggcctgcCCGTGGAGACCTTGGGCCCAGAATCCAGGATGGACCCAGAACCCGGGAAAGCTCCCCAGGCCCCTCGGAGCCACTTCGAGGCAGCTGCTGATGAACTAGCTGGGGCCGTGAATGGAGAAG AGACCCCCTTCCAGACTGAAAGTCCCCAGTGCGGTCCCCTTCTGCCAGAGAAGACCGAGGCCGAG GGTGTCCTGGAAGGTGACGCTTGTGCCACGAAGCCCTCCGGCCTGGGAGACATGGTGGTCCAGAGAGACTTGGAGGAGGCCCCTGTGGTGGCAGGCCCAGAAGACACACGAGACACGCAGGACCTGGAGGGTCACAGCCCCCCACAGAGCCTGCCCTCATCTCCCAACGCAG CCTGGCCCGTGGAGGAGGCCCGCCGCTCCAGCAGTGAGGACGACACAGACACAGACGTGGAGGCGGAGGGGCTGCGGAGGCGGCGGGGACGGGAGCCCAGCACCCCCCGGCCCGTGGCGGCCCTGGGCGTGGAGGGCCAGGCCCGCGGCGAGGGCGCGGGCGGGGAGCCGGGCCTCTCCCCCAACGTGTGTCTCCTTGGGGCCCTGGTTCTGCTGGGCCTGGGAATCCTGCTCTTCTGCG GCGGCCTCTCGGAGTTTGACAGCG GGCCCACGGAGGAAGCACAGCCGCAGGCCTTCCCAGACACCGGCTCGGATGCGGAG GACGGACTGGGGCAGCCGCTGCAGGCCTCAGCAGCCCCCGACAGGGTGCCCAGCCTGCAGAGCATGGCCCTCCTGCTGGACAAGCTGGCCAAGGAGAACCAGGACATCCGGCTGCTTCAGGCCCAGCTCCAG GCCCAGAAGGAGGAGCTTCAGAGCCTGGTGCGCCAGCCCCGAGAGCTGGAAGAGGAGAACGCGCGGCTGCGGGGGGCCCTGCGGCGGGGCGAGGCCGCCCAGCGCACCCTGGAGTCCGAGCTGCAGCGGCTGCGGGCCGGCTGCGTGCGGGGCCCAGACGGGGTGTGCGTCCCCTGGAGCGGAGGCCCTCTGGGCGGCGGGGTCTCCGGGGAGTGGGAGCCGGGCCCTGGCCTCCCTGAGCAGCAGGAACGGCTGGAGGCGGAGGCCCAGGCATTAAGGCGCGAGTTGGAGAGGCAGCGGCGGCTGCTGGGGGCGGTGCGGCAGGACCTGGAGCAGAGCTTGAGCGGTGCGGGCCGAGGGGACCTGGCCGAGCTGGGCCGCAGACTGGCCCAGAAGCTGCAGGGCCTGGAGAAGTGGGGCGGGCACCCCGGGGTCGGTGCCAACGCCTCAGAGGCCGGGCACCGGGAGCCCCGCTTCCAGAGTCCCAGGGAGTGGAGTGGAAAGGAGAAGCggcggggtgggcagggggaccGGAGCGCTGAGCCCCGGAGGCACAAGAAGGAGGGGTCTGGTCGGGAGAGAAAGAACTGGGGGGGTGAGGGCCGGGAGGCGgcagagggctggggggagggcaaGCCGCAGGGGGCGGAGTGGGGCAGCAGGAAGGACGCCAGGCGGCAGGGCCCTGAGGAGCGCCCTAGGAGGAGTGGGAGCCCTCACCCCCCCGGGGGGCAGCAGCACCCTCAGCGGGAGGAGGGCGCTAGCGACGGGCGAGGCCGCCCGGCACCGGCACCGGCACCGTGGGCCGAGCTATTGAGGCGCAAGTACCGGGCCCCGCAGGGCTGCTCAGGCGTGCGCGAGTGTGCCCGGCAGGAGGGCCTGGCCTTCGGGGCAGAGCTGGCCCCGGTGCGGCGACAGGagctggcctctgtgctgaccacttacCTGGCGCGGCTGCCCTGGGCCGGGCAGCTGACCCAGGAGCTGCCGCTCTCGCCCGCTTACTTTGGGGAGGATGGCATCTTCCGCCATGACCGCCTCCGCTTCCGGGACTTTGTGGATGCCTTGGAGGACAGCCTGGAGGAGGTGGCGGTGAGGCAGACGGGTGACGACGATGAGGTGGATGACTTTGAGGGCTTCATCTTCAGCCACTTCTTTGGAGACAAAGCACTGAAGAAGAG GTCAGGGAAGAAGGACAGACACTTCCGGAGCCCGGGGAGGGGCTGA